Proteins encoded in a region of the Sulfurospirillum arsenophilum NBRC 109478 genome:
- a CDS encoding D-amino-acid transaminase — MSSIVFLNGDFCKEEDAKVSIFDRGYLFGDGIYEVVPVINGKVIDKEPFYERFNASMSKIGLKAPFCKVEIETILDTLIAKNEIVEGGIYMQVTRGVAPREFYFPENTPTTFMAFTFKKEIIKNPLADKGIKVVSCADIRWKRRDIKSISLLGQVLAKEEVHQKGAYEGWMVEDGFVTEGTSSAAFIIKDGVIITRPLSNAILPSIRRKLLMEYTKAHNIKVEERLFTIEEALNADEAFMASATIFVLPIIEIDGKPIGSGKPGPMVKKLREMYIEAALKEANA; from the coding sequence ATGAGCAGTATTGTTTTTTTAAACGGAGATTTTTGTAAAGAGGAAGATGCCAAAGTATCGATTTTCGATCGTGGTTATCTTTTTGGTGATGGCATCTACGAAGTTGTACCTGTTATTAATGGAAAAGTAATTGATAAAGAGCCTTTTTATGAGCGTTTCAATGCGAGTATGAGCAAAATTGGTCTTAAAGCGCCTTTTTGTAAAGTTGAGATTGAAACCATTTTAGACACTTTGATTGCTAAAAATGAGATCGTGGAAGGTGGCATCTATATGCAAGTGACGCGTGGTGTCGCACCTCGTGAATTCTACTTCCCTGAAAATACCCCAACAACGTTTATGGCATTTACCTTTAAAAAAGAGATCATCAAAAACCCTCTTGCAGACAAAGGTATTAAAGTAGTCAGTTGCGCTGATATTAGATGGAAAAGACGCGACATCAAGTCTATCTCACTTCTCGGTCAAGTTTTGGCTAAAGAAGAAGTCCACCAAAAAGGTGCTTATGAGGGTTGGATGGTTGAAGATGGTTTCGTTACTGAAGGAACTTCATCAGCGGCGTTTATCATTAAAGACGGTGTCATCATTACACGTCCTCTTTCAAATGCTATTTTGCCAAGTATTCGTAGAAAACTTCTTATGGAGTACACAAAAGCGCATAACATTAAAGTTGAAGAGCGTCTATTTACCATTGAAGAAGCGTTAAATGCAGATGAAGCGTTTATGGCAAGTGCAACTATTTTTGTTCTACCGATCATCGAGATTGATGGTAAGCCTATCGGCAGTGGAAAACCTGGTCCTATGGTGAAAAAACTACGTGAAATGTACATTGAAGCTGCGCTCAAAGAAGCAAACGCTTAA
- a CDS encoding PLP-dependent aminotransferase family protein: MYVLDKETTKPLYIQLYDAIKKEILNNLICGSKLPSVRKVATEYKISKNTVELAYKQLYAEGYIESVPKSGYFVADTLLEPHDDTIIIPKTKTEPTATLRYDFFPARLTHDAFPLKLWKRLFIKAMEESLDFGAYGDRQGELGLRTEISKYLIKSRGVVCDASQIIVCGGFNDSMSLIAALFTKQFNEIAIEHPGYPATGKIFTEYGYTITPIEVDHNGLNIDQLEATEAKLVYITPSHQYPTGVNMPITNRAKLLNWSKRAGGIIIEDDYDSELRYQNRPIPSLQGLDNDDRVIYVGTFSKSLSPALRVSYLVLPHRYREAYKKLCLMRHQRCCVALPTQKTLEHFMAGGHWDRHLRKIRTLNRKKHDLMKEALKKAFGEMIEIISEGGGLSIIMRPTITINLQKLKANALQEGVKLYLGSDYYGDAWEAIKMGFGGLQEEEIEDAIVLLKKIWLRTLEA; encoded by the coding sequence ATGTATGTTTTAGATAAAGAAACCACAAAACCACTCTACATACAACTCTACGATGCCATCAAAAAAGAGATTTTAAATAATCTTATATGTGGATCAAAACTTCCCTCTGTCCGCAAAGTGGCTACAGAGTATAAAATCAGTAAAAACACGGTTGAATTGGCATACAAACAACTCTATGCCGAAGGGTATATCGAGAGTGTTCCCAAAAGTGGTTATTTTGTTGCTGATACGTTGCTAGAACCGCATGACGATACTATCATCATCCCTAAAACAAAGACTGAGCCAACAGCAACGTTGCGTTATGACTTTTTCCCTGCACGATTGACGCATGACGCGTTTCCTTTGAAACTCTGGAAACGTCTTTTTATCAAAGCGATGGAAGAAAGCTTGGATTTTGGAGCATACGGTGATAGGCAAGGAGAACTAGGGCTGAGAACTGAAATCTCAAAGTACCTTATCAAATCGCGTGGCGTCGTCTGTGATGCTTCTCAAATTATAGTTTGCGGAGGGTTCAACGACTCAATGAGTTTGATAGCCGCACTCTTTACCAAGCAATTCAACGAGATCGCCATAGAGCATCCAGGGTATCCCGCTACTGGCAAAATATTTACAGAATATGGCTATACGATTACGCCGATTGAGGTAGATCACAATGGTTTAAATATCGACCAACTTGAAGCAACAGAGGCAAAGCTGGTTTATATTACGCCATCGCATCAGTACCCTACGGGTGTCAATATGCCAATTACCAACCGCGCCAAGCTTCTGAATTGGTCAAAACGCGCTGGAGGAATCATTATCGAAGATGACTATGACAGTGAACTCAGGTACCAAAATCGCCCTATTCCCTCACTTCAAGGGCTTGACAACGATGATAGAGTCATTTACGTTGGAACCTTTTCAAAATCACTCTCTCCTGCTCTGCGTGTCAGTTATCTTGTTCTTCCACATCGTTATAGAGAAGCTTATAAAAAGCTATGTCTGATGCGTCATCAACGATGCTGTGTAGCCCTTCCTACGCAAAAAACGCTAGAGCACTTTATGGCAGGCGGACATTGGGATCGACATTTACGTAAAATTCGCACACTCAATCGTAAAAAACACGATTTGATGAAAGAAGCATTAAAAAAAGCGTTTGGAGAGATGATCGAAATTATCAGTGAAGGCGGTGGACTTTCTATCATTATGCGCCCCACTATCACCATTAACCTGCAAAAACTAAAAGCTAACGCACTGCAAGAAGGTGTCAAACTTTATCTGGGAAGTGACTACTATGGAGATGCGTGGGAGGCCATTAAAATGGGCTTTGGAGGGTTACAGGAAGAAGAGATAGAAGATGCCATTGTGCTCCTTAAAAAGATATGGCTAAGAACCCTTGAAGCATAA
- a CDS encoding pyridoxamine 5'-phosphate oxidase family protein, producing the protein MRRAEFEVHDRALFEELLATCEFGTLSIIDGDEPYGVPLNFVWYEERICFHGAKEGRKMNAIAQNPKATYSVVKPLSLLPSYFSNTRSACPASQLYISVHFAGNVESVDEPHQKCAILNALMQKLQPEGGYDVIEANNPMYKKAIENIGICALHPQSISFKLKAGQNLTEERRNLLIEKLTERGEPLDLLSVKLIRQMNEKV; encoded by the coding sequence ATGAGAAGAGCAGAATTTGAAGTTCACGATAGAGCATTATTTGAAGAGTTGTTGGCGACATGTGAGTTTGGCACCCTTTCAATCATTGATGGTGATGAGCCTTATGGCGTGCCACTTAATTTTGTCTGGTATGAAGAGCGCATTTGCTTTCATGGCGCTAAAGAAGGGCGAAAAATGAATGCCATTGCCCAAAACCCGAAGGCAACGTACAGCGTGGTTAAACCACTCTCTTTATTGCCATCGTATTTTAGCAATACACGTTCCGCATGCCCTGCATCACAGCTTTATATCTCGGTGCATTTTGCTGGAAATGTCGAGAGTGTCGATGAGCCTCATCAAAAGTGTGCCATCCTTAATGCGCTGATGCAAAAACTTCAGCCCGAAGGTGGATACGATGTGATTGAAGCAAATAACCCAATGTATAAAAAAGCAATCGAAAATATAGGTATTTGCGCGCTTCATCCACAATCAATCTCTTTTAAACTCAAAGCAGGGCAAAATCTCACGGAAGAGCGTAGAAATTTGTTGATTGAAAAATTAACAGAGCGTGGAGAGCCACTTGATCTTTTGAGTGTAAAATTGATTCGGCAGATGAACGAGAAAGTGTAA
- the nifD gene encoding nitrogenase molybdenum-iron protein alpha chain, whose protein sequence is MTTETLLSQQEAAIAEVLAAYPEKAKKSREKHLGVDMPEGVKGACDATKSNKQTVPGVMSQRGCAYAGSKGVVWGPVKDMIHISHGPVGCGQYSRAGRRNYYIGTTGVDTYVTMNFTTDYNEKDIVFGGDKKLKAALAEIDGLFPLNNGISIQSECPIGLIGDDIQAVAKGYKKESGKPTVAVSCEGFRGVSQSLGHHIANDMIRDEVLPDNSYKKDFESTPYDVAIIGDYNIGGDAWSSRILLEEMGLRVIAQWSGDATYKELTIAPKAKINLLHCYRSMNYVVRHMEQEFGVPWMEYNFFGPSKTTESLRKIAAFFDESIQAKTEAVIAKYTAMTDAVVAKYRPKLEGKTVMLYVGGLRPRHVIGAYEDLGMKIIGTGYEFGHGDDYKRTKEELNGTTLIYDDTNEYELEQFVKRLKPDLVASGVKEKYVFQKMGLPFRQMHSWDYSGPYHGYDAFAIFAKDMDLALNSPVWAHTKAPWESN, encoded by the coding sequence ATGACAACAGAAACACTACTAAGCCAACAAGAAGCCGCTATCGCGGAAGTGCTTGCTGCTTACCCTGAAAAGGCTAAAAAAAGTAGAGAAAAACACCTTGGCGTTGATATGCCTGAGGGTGTTAAAGGTGCTTGTGATGCAACCAAGAGCAACAAACAGACCGTTCCAGGTGTCATGAGCCAAAGAGGTTGTGCTTATGCTGGAAGTAAGGGTGTTGTTTGGGGTCCTGTGAAAGATATGATTCATATCTCTCACGGACCGGTTGGTTGTGGTCAATATTCACGAGCTGGAAGAAGAAATTATTACATCGGAACAACAGGTGTTGATACCTATGTAACCATGAACTTCACAACAGATTACAATGAAAAAGACATCGTTTTCGGTGGCGATAAAAAGCTTAAAGCCGCACTCGCAGAGATTGATGGTCTTTTTCCACTTAACAATGGTATTTCCATTCAAAGTGAGTGTCCTATCGGTTTGATCGGGGATGATATTCAAGCGGTGGCTAAAGGCTACAAAAAAGAGTCTGGCAAGCCTACCGTTGCGGTTTCTTGCGAAGGTTTCCGTGGTGTTTCTCAAAGTCTCGGTCACCATATCGCGAACGATATGATTCGTGATGAGGTTTTACCTGATAATTCGTATAAAAAAGATTTTGAATCAACTCCGTATGATGTTGCGATTATCGGCGACTATAACATCGGTGGTGATGCGTGGAGTTCAAGAATTTTACTTGAAGAGATGGGTCTTCGTGTTATTGCTCAATGGAGTGGTGATGCAACCTATAAAGAGTTAACTATCGCTCCAAAAGCGAAAATCAACCTTCTTCACTGCTACAGAAGTATGAACTACGTTGTTCGTCACATGGAGCAAGAATTTGGTGTGCCTTGGATGGAATATAACTTCTTTGGTCCAAGTAAAACAACAGAGAGCTTACGCAAAATTGCGGCGTTCTTTGATGAGAGCATTCAAGCTAAAACCGAAGCGGTTATCGCTAAATACACTGCAATGACAGACGCTGTTGTTGCTAAATACCGCCCGAAATTAGAAGGCAAAACCGTTATGTTGTACGTTGGTGGTCTACGTCCTCGTCACGTTATCGGGGCTTACGAAGATTTAGGAATGAAAATTATTGGTACAGGTTATGAGTTCGGACATGGTGATGACTACAAACGTACCAAAGAAGAACTTAACGGTACTACATTGATCTATGACGATACCAACGAGTACGAATTAGAGCAATTTGTCAAAAGACTTAAACCAGATCTTGTAGCGAGCGGTGTTAAAGAGAAGTACGTTTTCCAAAAAATGGGATTACCATTTAGACAAATGCACTCTTGGGATTATAGTGGTCCGTATCATGGATACGATGCCTTTGCAATTTTTGCAAAAGACATGGATTTGGCGTTGAACTCCCCAGTATGGGCTCACACCAAAGCACCATGGGAATCTAACTAA
- a CDS encoding ribonuclease HI, with protein sequence MSRILLFTDGSVNTQSNVGCGAYVNVYEGALFDAAKLPPIHLKVFEHTSSTKLELQTLLWALEEVKTFGEQIVIYTDSQNIIGLPNRRERFEKNGYITKQKKLHEHALLYQAFYKMMDVLECSLVKVKGHKLSGDKDEIDRYFTLVDRASREGVRKSVYM encoded by the coding sequence GTGTCGCGCATCTTACTTTTTACCGATGGCAGTGTCAATACGCAAAGCAATGTGGGCTGTGGTGCGTATGTGAACGTTTATGAAGGTGCGCTTTTTGATGCAGCAAAGCTTCCACCCATTCATCTCAAAGTGTTTGAGCATACCTCTTCTACTAAGCTTGAGCTTCAAACATTGTTGTGGGCGTTAGAAGAGGTTAAAACCTTTGGAGAGCAGATCGTCATTTACACCGATTCCCAAAATATTATAGGTTTGCCAAACAGGCGAGAACGTTTTGAAAAAAATGGCTATATCACAAAGCAGAAAAAGCTTCATGAGCATGCTTTACTCTACCAAGCGTTTTATAAAATGATGGATGTGTTGGAATGTTCTTTAGTGAAAGTGAAAGGGCATAAGCTTTCAGGCGATAAGGATGAAATTGATCGTTATTTTACGCTCGTTGATCGCGCATCACGCGAAGGTGTGCGAAAAAGCGTTTACATGTAA
- the nifK gene encoding nitrogenase molybdenum-iron protein subunit beta: protein MQDVENIVNGQKLFLKPEYQEVFKNKKQFESNTGSTNPEKVIEIAKWTTTWEYREKNLAREHITINPAKACQPLGAVMAALGFENTMPYVHGSHGCVAYFRSYFTRHFKEPTPCVSDSMSESAAVFGGLSNMKEGLRNCKALYKPDMIAVSTTCMAEVIGDDLNAFVIGARKDAEGELDNTPIPAAHTPSFVGSHITGYDNMMNAILQELNMVEEGVEVEKDAERINIIPGFEPYLGSLKEVKKIASLFSDKIVMIGDHEEQWNTPAGEYKLYAGGTPIAVAKTARGAGATISLQKYSTQATAKTIKGDWKQTYATCNPIGLGGTDEFVMKLSELTGKPVPKELTLLRGQLVDAMQDSYPYMHGKKFAIWGDPDFLLGVVSFLVEMGAIPVHVLCHNAPRKNWEKEMQAILDKCSFKEECHIWGGKDLWHLRSLLFTEPVDFMIGNVYGKELYRDTKIPLIRIGFPIFDRHHLHRYSISGYEGALNLLTWITNSVLDALDEETKDIAKTDYFFDCVR from the coding sequence ATGCAAGACGTAGAAAACATAGTAAATGGGCAAAAGCTCTTTTTAAAACCAGAGTATCAAGAAGTTTTCAAAAACAAAAAGCAATTTGAAAGTAACACAGGTTCAACGAACCCTGAAAAAGTCATCGAAATTGCTAAGTGGACAACCACATGGGAATACCGTGAGAAAAACTTAGCACGTGAGCACATCACGATCAACCCAGCCAAAGCGTGTCAACCTTTGGGTGCGGTTATGGCAGCTCTTGGGTTTGAAAACACGATGCCATATGTTCATGGAAGTCACGGTTGTGTGGCTTACTTTAGAAGTTACTTTACACGTCACTTTAAAGAACCAACTCCGTGTGTGTCTGACTCTATGAGTGAGAGTGCGGCGGTATTTGGTGGTCTTTCAAATATGAAAGAGGGTTTACGTAACTGTAAAGCGCTTTACAAACCAGACATGATTGCGGTTTCGACGACATGTATGGCAGAAGTTATCGGTGATGACTTGAACGCTTTTGTTATCGGTGCGCGTAAAGATGCTGAGGGTGAGCTTGACAATACGCCAATCCCAGCGGCACATACACCTTCATTTGTCGGTAGCCACATCACAGGTTATGACAATATGATGAACGCAATTCTTCAAGAGCTTAACATGGTTGAAGAAGGCGTTGAAGTTGAAAAAGATGCTGAACGTATCAACATCATCCCTGGTTTTGAGCCATACCTTGGAAGTTTGAAAGAAGTGAAAAAAATCGCTTCATTGTTCAGCGACAAGATTGTGATGATCGGTGACCATGAAGAGCAATGGAATACACCAGCAGGCGAGTATAAACTTTACGCTGGCGGCACACCAATAGCGGTTGCAAAAACAGCAAGAGGAGCAGGTGCTACTATCTCTCTTCAAAAGTACTCTACACAGGCTACTGCGAAGACGATCAAGGGTGACTGGAAACAAACTTATGCTACATGTAATCCAATTGGACTTGGTGGAACCGATGAGTTTGTGATGAAACTGAGCGAGCTTACAGGCAAGCCAGTGCCAAAAGAGTTGACATTGCTACGTGGACAATTGGTCGATGCGATGCAAGACAGCTACCCGTATATGCATGGTAAAAAATTCGCTATCTGGGGAGATCCTGACTTCTTGTTAGGTGTTGTCTCTTTCTTGGTTGAAATGGGAGCGATTCCAGTACACGTTCTTTGCCATAATGCGCCTCGTAAAAACTGGGAAAAAGAGATGCAAGCGATCCTTGATAAATGTTCATTCAAAGAAGAGTGTCATATCTGGGGTGGTAAAGACTTATGGCATTTAAGAAGCCTTCTCTTTACAGAACCAGTTGATTTCATGATCGGTAACGTTTATGGTAAAGAGTTGTACAGAGATACAAAAATACCATTGATTCGTATCGGTTTCCCAATCTTTGATAGACACCACTTACATAGATACTCTATCAGTGGATATGAGGGTGCGCTTAACCTTTTAACTTGGATTACCAACTCCGTCCTAGACGCGTTGGATGAAGAGACAAAAGATATCGCAAAAACTGACTACTTCTTCGACTGCGTAAGATAA
- the nifH gene encoding nitrogenase iron protein produces the protein MAELRQIAFYGKGGIGKSTTSQNTLAAMAHYFGKKILIVGCDPKADSTRLILHEKAQCTIMQLASEAGTVEDLELEDVCKPGAAEFDPDNTDITEGFIMCAESGGPEPGVGCAGRGVITAINFLEEEGAYDQDLDFVSYDVLGDVVCGGFAMPIREGKAQEIYIVMSGEMMAMYAANNISKGILKYANTGGVRLAGLICNARMTDREYDLAKHLAEQIGTQLIHFVPRSNHVQRAELRRMTVVEFADKTDQAFEYKELARKIIANDLKVIPKPLEMDDLEALLMEFGLEEEVEADAIGKKATA, from the coding sequence ATGGCTGAACTCAGACAAATTGCTTTTTACGGCAAAGGCGGAATTGGTAAATCTACCACTTCACAAAATACATTAGCGGCAATGGCGCACTACTTCGGTAAGAAAATTCTTATCGTTGGATGTGATCCTAAAGCAGACTCTACACGACTTATCTTGCATGAAAAAGCACAATGTACCATTATGCAACTAGCAAGTGAGGCAGGTACTGTTGAAGACCTCGAACTTGAAGATGTATGTAAACCAGGTGCGGCTGAGTTTGATCCAGATAACACAGATATTACAGAAGGTTTTATTATGTGTGCTGAGTCTGGTGGACCAGAGCCAGGAGTTGGTTGTGCAGGACGTGGTGTTATTACAGCGATTAACTTCCTTGAGGAAGAGGGTGCTTATGACCAAGATTTAGATTTCGTCTCATACGACGTTCTTGGCGACGTTGTTTGTGGTGGATTTGCGATGCCAATTCGTGAAGGTAAAGCTCAAGAGATCTACATCGTTATGTCAGGTGAAATGATGGCTATGTATGCGGCGAACAACATCTCTAAAGGTATTTTGAAATACGCAAACACTGGTGGTGTTAGACTTGCTGGTCTTATCTGTAATGCACGTATGACAGACCGTGAGTATGACTTGGCAAAACATCTTGCTGAGCAAATTGGAACACAACTCATTCACTTCGTACCTCGTTCTAACCACGTACAACGTGCAGAGCTTCGTCGTATGACCGTTGTTGAGTTTGCTGATAAAACAGACCAAGCATTTGAGTACAAAGAGCTTGCTCGTAAAATCATCGCGAACGATCTTAAAGTGATCCCTAAACCGTTAGAGATGGATGACCTTGAGGCATTGTTGATGGAATTTGGTTTGGAAGAAGAAGTCGAAGCAGATGCTATCGGCAAAAAAGCAACAGCTTAA
- a CDS encoding YybH family protein, with translation MKKTVNKELVSIEANAVAYLTAFNRADVAGILATYADDGVLMAPGMPTVVGKDELAMIYPAVFDQVGFAMTYEIKEVVQISIDWAFVRSATKGIETNKATGVAIPSEYQELFLLRKSATGAWQTARYSTSKISPTV, from the coding sequence ATGAAAAAAACAGTTAATAAAGAATTGGTCTCGATTGAAGCGAACGCAGTTGCCTATTTGACTGCGTTCAATCGCGCAGACGTTGCTGGCATATTAGCAACATATGCTGATGACGGTGTATTAATGGCCCCTGGTATGCCTACGGTAGTGGGCAAAGATGAACTTGCCATGATCTATCCTGCTGTCTTCGATCAAGTAGGATTTGCCATGACCTATGAAATAAAAGAGGTTGTACAAATCAGCATCGACTGGGCGTTTGTTCGAAGTGCGACCAAAGGCATCGAAACCAACAAGGCAACTGGTGTCGCCATACCTTCGGAGTATCAGGAGCTATTCTTGTTACGTAAATCAGCTACTGGAGCGTGGCAGACTGCACGATACAGCACGTCCAAGATCAGTCCTACGGTTTAA
- a CDS encoding bifunctional GNAT family N-acetyltransferase/carbon-nitrogen hydrolase family protein, with protein MATNDDLKQTNKLILRNLEPEDYAQVKEIMDRVYPTLGGWTLLEFKAQLKTFPEGQICIEDDGKVIAAAQSLIVDYDKYGDRHTYNQITGEGLISTHDPKGNTLYGLDIFVDPDYRGLRLGRRLYDARKELCYRLNLKRIIAGGRIPGYAEHAHEMPPSKYIELVKDKELQDHVLGFQLANDFHVRRVLKGYLKGDTASKEYATLLEWSNMDYEEPHTNPRINRGIVRVGIVQWQMRSVKSVEEFLDQVEFFVDAMAGYNVDFVLFPEFFNAPLMALRTDESPETAIRTVAAHTETLVEKIGQFAVRYNVNIIAGSMPEYYDNTLYNASYLCRRDGTKDSQKKLHITPDEEAYWGMHGGDKLCVFETDVGRIGILVCYDVEYPELPRLLADKGIDILFVPYWTDTKNSYLRVRRCAQARAIENECYVAISGSVGTLPRVDNMDIQYSQSAVFSPSDFAFPHDATIAEATPNTEMTLVADLDISLLKELRERGSVRNLRSRRNDLYSLRWKGDKEDFVVVSG; from the coding sequence ATGGCAACGAATGACGATTTAAAACAGACAAACAAACTGATACTGCGCAATTTAGAACCCGAAGATTATGCGCAAGTTAAAGAGATTATGGATCGAGTTTATCCTACATTGGGAGGATGGACACTTCTTGAATTTAAAGCCCAATTAAAGACCTTTCCTGAAGGTCAGATCTGCATCGAAGATGATGGCAAAGTGATCGCAGCGGCGCAGAGTTTGATCGTGGATTATGATAAATACGGCGATCGCCACACGTACAATCAAATCACAGGGGAAGGGCTCATCTCAACGCATGACCCTAAAGGCAATACGCTCTATGGTTTAGACATCTTTGTTGATCCTGACTACCGTGGTTTGAGGCTGGGAAGACGGCTTTACGATGCACGAAAAGAGCTCTGCTACAGGCTCAATCTCAAACGCATCATCGCAGGGGGTCGCATCCCTGGGTACGCTGAACATGCTCATGAAATGCCTCCTTCAAAATACATCGAACTTGTCAAAGACAAAGAACTTCAAGACCATGTTTTGGGCTTTCAACTTGCCAATGACTTTCACGTCAGGCGTGTTTTAAAAGGTTACCTCAAAGGCGACACCGCTTCAAAAGAGTACGCAACGCTGCTTGAGTGGAGCAATATGGACTATGAAGAGCCTCACACCAATCCTCGGATCAATCGTGGCATTGTGCGTGTTGGCATTGTCCAGTGGCAGATGCGTAGTGTCAAGAGTGTGGAAGAGTTTTTAGATCAAGTCGAATTTTTTGTGGATGCCATGGCTGGGTATAACGTCGATTTTGTGCTCTTCCCCGAATTTTTTAATGCCCCATTGATGGCACTTCGAACAGATGAAAGTCCTGAAACGGCTATTCGTACCGTTGCGGCACATACGGAGACATTAGTTGAAAAAATAGGGCAATTTGCGGTGCGTTACAATGTCAATATTATCGCGGGAAGTATGCCTGAGTATTATGATAACACGCTTTACAATGCGAGTTATTTGTGCAGGCGTGATGGTACGAAAGATTCTCAGAAAAAACTGCACATTACCCCTGATGAAGAGGCGTATTGGGGCATGCATGGAGGCGATAAACTCTGTGTGTTTGAAACCGATGTTGGGCGTATCGGCATACTGGTCTGTTACGATGTTGAGTATCCTGAACTTCCGCGTCTTTTAGCCGATAAAGGCATCGATATACTCTTTGTTCCCTACTGGACGGATACCAAAAATAGTTACCTCAGGGTGCGTCGTTGCGCGCAAGCCAGAGCGATTGAAAATGAGTGTTATGTTGCCATTTCAGGAAGTGTAGGAACCCTTCCTAGGGTTGACAATATGGACATACAGTACTCACAATCAGCGGTCTTTAGTCCCTCAGACTTTGCCTTTCCACACGATGCAACGATTGCAGAAGCGACGCCCAATACAGAGATGACTTTAGTGGCGGATCTTGATATAAGCCTTCTGAAAGAGCTCCGCGAGAGAGGAAGTGTTCGCAACCTACGTTCACGACGTAATGATCTTTACAGCTTACGTTGGAAAGGTGATAAGGAAGACTTTGTTGTGGTAAGCGGTTAG
- a CDS encoding GGDEF domain-containing protein, with amino-acid sequence MLTLAKKIQHFVDLIVAKSLSHNEEEMFRLNHYVWIALLMLPVALCSGAYNAYINNYALAFLIILFSGHMVGSLFLIPTIQKTYLLYHGANLLYAFLILFMVFHADSENSRILWAYIYPIGIIFLFGHRLGFLWSCLLLGMIIGLFLVVPEIHTIYSIPFQVRFGISYLVVAIISSWVEYHGSRSHQALLLEQKLLNEEIEQRKILEHELKRLAQTDPLTSLYNRGYFLESAEKELKRAQRYNTSICLAILDIDHFKNINDTYGHPVGDVVLQAIAKHCLVNLRETDLVARLGGEEFAFLLLHVNEDEARAKMENLRQEISELKVPYDGEKTLSVTVSIGLALLSSQTKRFDELYIRADEKLYQAKDAGRNCVR; translated from the coding sequence ATGCTTACATTGGCTAAAAAAATTCAACATTTTGTTGATCTCATTGTTGCTAAGTCGCTTTCCCATAATGAAGAGGAAATGTTTAGACTCAATCATTATGTATGGATCGCTCTTTTGATGTTGCCTGTTGCCTTGTGTTCAGGTGCTTATAATGCCTACATCAACAATTATGCGTTAGCCTTTTTGATCATACTCTTTTCAGGGCATATGGTTGGCTCACTGTTTCTCATTCCTACCATCCAAAAGACGTATCTGCTCTACCATGGCGCAAACCTTCTCTATGCTTTTTTGATTCTTTTCATGGTATTTCATGCTGACTCAGAAAACTCCCGCATTCTTTGGGCTTACATCTATCCCATTGGCATCATCTTTTTATTTGGACATCGCCTTGGCTTTTTATGGAGCTGTTTACTCTTAGGCATGATTATCGGGCTTTTTCTTGTTGTTCCTGAAATTCATACGATCTATAGTATTCCCTTTCAAGTGCGTTTTGGTATCTCGTATCTTGTTGTAGCGATTATTAGCAGTTGGGTGGAATACCACGGTTCTCGCTCACATCAAGCACTTTTATTAGAGCAAAAATTACTCAATGAAGAGATAGAACAACGCAAAATACTAGAACATGAGCTCAAACGACTCGCTCAAACCGATCCACTTACCTCTTTATACAACCGAGGTTACTTCTTGGAATCGGCCGAAAAAGAGCTCAAACGTGCCCAACGCTATAACACTTCTATCTGTTTGGCAATCCTTGATATTGACCATTTTAAGAACATCAATGACACCTATGGTCATCCTGTAGGCGATGTTGTGCTGCAAGCTATCGCTAAACACTGCCTTGTTAACTTGCGCGAAACAGACCTTGTCGCACGTCTTGGTGGTGAAGAGTTTGCTTTTTTACTTTTACATGTAAACGAAGATGAAGCTAGAGCAAAGATGGAAAATTTAAGACAAGAGATAAGTGAACTCAAAGTGCCCTATGATGGTGAAAAAACGCTGAGTGTCACGGTCAGTATTGGGTTAGCTCTGCTTTCTTCACAGACCAAACGATTTGATGAGCTCTACATCCGAGCGGATGAAAAGCTCTACCAAGCGAAAGATGCGGGGCGTAACTGCGTTCGTTAA